The following proteins are encoded in a genomic region of Nicotiana sylvestris chromosome 4, ASM39365v2, whole genome shotgun sequence:
- the LOC104215822 gene encoding probable arabinosyltransferase ARAD2 has translation MMPLKNTNSSCSIPSLFVSLSILCILPLSLFFFHSSPTPINPNFNFQESRNSIKVYIADLPRSLNYGLLEKYWALDSDSRIGSEVDNEIRKTHMGKSSQNLLPYPENPIIKQYSAEYWILGDLMTPENLKFGSFAKRVFSAEEADVIFVPFFATLSAEMQLIVNKGVFRKKERNEDYERQRMALDFVKQTEAWKRSGGRDHVFVITDPVAMWHVKAEVASAVLLVVDFGGWYKLDSKASNESSSDMIHHTQVSLLKDVIVPYTHLLPRLPLSENKKRETLLYFKGAKHRHRGGIVREKLWDLLINEPGVVMEEGFPNATGKEQSIKGMRTSEFCLHPAGDTPTSCRLFDAIQSLCIPVIVSDNIELPFEGMVDYSEFSLFVAVSDALQPSWLVNHLRSYSDEQKDRFRHKMAQVQPIFEYENGQLGGIGPIHPNGAINNIWRKVHQKLAMIKEAVIREKRKPPGISVPLRCHCT, from the exons ATGATGCCACTGAAGAACACCAATTCATCCTGCAGTATCCCTTCTCTCTTCGTCTCTCTCTCTATACTCTGCATTTTACCACTTTCCCTCTTCTTTTTCCACTCCTCTCCAACCCCAATTAACCCAAATTTCAACTTTCAAGAATCTCGTAATTCCATCAAAGTTTACATAGCAGATCTTCCAAGATCCCTCAACTATGGATTACTTGAAAAGTACTGGGCTTTAGATTCTGATTCAAGAATTGGGAGTGAAGTAGATAATGAAATAAGAAAGACCCATATGGGCAAAAGTTCTCAAAACTTACTTCCTTATCCAGAAAACCCAATAATCAAACAGTACAGTGCTGAGTATTGGATCTTGGGTGATTTGATGACACCAGAAAATTTAAAGTTTGGATCTTTTGCTAAAAGGGTGTTTAGTGCTGAGGAAGCTGATGTGATTTTTGTTCCCTTTTTTGCTACATTGAGTGCTGAGATGCAACTGATTGTAAATAAGGGTGTGTTTAGAAAGAAGGAGAGGAATGAGGATTATGAGAGACAAAGAATGGCGTTGGATTTTGTGAAGCAAACTGAAGCTTGGAAACGATCTGGTGGACGTGATCATGTGTTTGTTATTACTG ACCCTGTTGCAATGTGGCATGTGAAGGCTGAGGTTGCTTCAGCAGTTCTTCTGGTGGTAGATTTTGGTGGGTGGTACAAGCTTGACTCGAAAGCGTCTAATGAGAGTTCATCTGACATGATACATCACACCCAAGTTTCGCTGCTGAAGGATGTAATCGTGCCTTATACGCATCTACTTCCTCGTTTGCCTTTATctgaaaacaagaaaagagaaacCCTTCTCTATTTCAAAGGAGCTAAACATAGGCATCGG GGAGGCATCGTTCGAGAAAAGCTTTGGGACTTGCTAATAAATGAACCCGGGGTAGTGATGGAGGAAGGCTTTCCAAATGCTACTGGGAAGGAGCAGTCTATAAAGGGTATGAGGACTTCAGAGTTCTGCTTGCACCCGGCAGGGGACACACCAACCTCGTGCCGACTTTTTGATGCCATTCAAAGTCTTTGTATTCCCGTCATTGTTAGTGACAACATTGAGCTCCCATTTGAAGGGATGGTGGATTATTCAGAATTTTCGCTGTTTGTAGCAGTTAGTGATGCACTTCAGCCAAGTTGGCTCGTGAACCATCTTAGGAGCTACTCTGACGAGCAAAAGGATAGGTTTCGGCATAAAATGGCTCAGGTGCAGCCTATTTTCGAGTATGAAAATGGTCAACTGGGTGGTATCGGTCCTATACATCCAAATGGTGCTATAAATAACATATGGAGAAAGGTTCACCAAAAACTGGCCATGATTAAAGAAGCTGTTATCCGCGAGAAGAGGAAACCTCCCGGTATCTCAGTTCCTCTTCGTTGCCATTGTACTtga